ATGGAATTCTTGATGAATCCCGACCGTGAACGGATGAATTTGACGTTGGTGATGGCTCTTTTGGTGAATGGCCGCACCGTTTTGGAAAATTTTGCCTGGGCAAGTGGTAGTGAAAAGTATGCCGAGGCGCTGAAAGATTTTGGTCTCACTTACGAATTGCAAGGGCATCAGCTTGTCTTGAATGGCAAGGGGTTCCAGTACTCTATTCCGACCATGCTTCCGTTCAAGTTTGGCGAAGCCGATAACGTGATGCTTTGGACGCTTGCGAGCAAGGACGATGAGCAACTTTACACGTTTGCCGCCGAAGTTGATGAAGCGGGAATTGCCCGCGTGAATACAGCGAAGGAAACGCTCCAGAAATATTTCAAGATCAAGGTGCAAAAAGACGAACCGGCTAAGTTTGTCTTTAACTTTTTGCGCGATGAACTGAACGTCAAGAAGGATTCTCTCGGGAATGTTTCTTCGGTGATGCGCAACAGGCTTTTGCTCCGTGCGCTTATCCGCAATGACTATTTGAATTTTGAAGAAAAGTCTACGGTGCATGACCAGTGGACGAAAATGCTCATTTACTTTGGTGCGGCTGTGAAATATGAAGGCCGTGGCATGGAACAGTTGAGCGAATTTGAACGCCGCTTGATGATTGCACAGGGCAAGAAGATTGAACGTACGCAGTTTACGGAACTTTCGGAAACGAAGGTGATTACCGCGCGTGAATACTATGTGCCGGGCGATACGACGGAAGCGACTGCATTTGCGGTACTCGCAACTGTCGGGAACATGCCGAAGGACAACGTCATCAAGCTTTTGAACGTAGACTTGAACAGCAGCCGTGCGGGTGCGCTCACATGCCTCAAGCGCATGGGTGCTAACGTTGAAACGGTGAGCCGTCGTGAAAAGTATGGTGATGTTTTTGGCGATGTTGAAATCAAGCCGCTTGCTTCTGGAAAGCGTTTGCAGGGCCGCCGCTTTAGCGAAGACGTGATTGCGACCGCGCTCGAAGAATACCCGCTGTTGGCTGTGGCGGCTTGCTACGGCGAAGGCGAAACGATTTTGCGTGTACCTAAGGAAGTCCGCAAGGAAATGCGCCCCAAGAATGAATTTTTGGCGGTGAACTTGCGCAAGACGGGGGCCGAAGTTGGCGTGTACGACGATGGCCTTGTGATTCGCGGCCTTGAAACGATTGTGAACGGTAGCGATTTTGACGGTGGCGATTCGGCGCAGATGGGACTTGCCTTGAGCGTGTTGTCGCTTGCGCTCCAGAACGATGAACCGGTCGAGAATATGGACAAAGTCGAAGCGATGTTCCCGGGGGTTGTCGAAAAGCTCAAGAATGTGCTTGTGGCGGAAAACGCCGAGAAGAAGGAACAAAATGTTTAGCCTGAATGATAGAATGCTATTGCCCGATCTGTCATTCCGGCCAGAGCCTGTCCTGAGCAACAGTCGAAGGATGCCGGAATCGCCTTCTTGGCTAGCAAATAAAACCGCAGTGGTAGGATTTATAAATGAACAAGTCTTTCAGCAGCATTGGAATTGTCGGGTTCAAGGACAAGAGTGCCGATTTGGCATGTGCCTTGAAGCAGATTACTTCTTGGGCGCTTGAACACCCGCAGGTGAAATTTTATGCGCTCGATTCCCTCAAGGAACTCGTGAAAAAGCCGATTCGCGTGGTGAAAGAATCCGCGCTGCAGAAGACCGATTTGCTGCTTGCGATTGGCGGTGATGGCACTGTGCTGACGGCTGCGCATATGGCGCTTGGTCATAACATCCCGATTCTCGGCGTGAATGCCGGGCGCGTGGGTTTTTTGGCGGAATCGCGTGTGGAAGGCTTGACCAAGACGCTCGATAGCTTGCTTGCTGGCGACTTCTCGACTCGCGAACGCATGATGATCGAGGCTGCGGTTTATCACGGCAGAAAGTGCATTGCAAAGCAGACTGTTCTGAATGAAGTCCACGTGCGCGCGCACGCTCCGGAACGCATGGTGAACGTCAACGTGGCTTATAACGATACGTGTCTGACGGAATACTGGGCGGATTCGATTCTCGTTTCGACGCCGACGGGTTCAACGGCTTACAATTTGGCGGCTGGCGGCCCGATTATCCATCCTTCGACGCCTGCAGTGGTGCTCACGCCTGTGGCTCCGAGTAGTCTCTCGGTGCGTCCGCTTGTGCTTTCTCTGACGGATAAAAAGTTGCGAATGGCGTCTGCGGTGAATTGCTCGCTGGACCTCGTTTTTGACGGGCGCATCACGCTTGAAATGAAACCGGATGAATACGTGATGTTGTCTGAAAGTAAACTTGTGACGACGTTTATTCGTATGCGTCACACGGGCTTTGTAGGCGCTCTTCGCGAAAAACTTGGTTGGACGGGTAAACCGCGCTCGGCTTAATGCTGCGGGGCTATGGGCGCGGCGAGTTGAGTTGTTTAATTTCGCCCTGCTTTAAATCGCCCAATTCGTAATTGCAGAACTTGATGCGCACAAGGCGTAAAACTTCGTAGCCGAGCTTCGCGAGCATACGACGGATTTCTCGATTCTTGCCTTCGTCCAAGGTGATTTCTAACCAACAGTTCTTTTCGCCTGCGCTGTAAAGTTTGGCGCTGACGGCGTGCATGAATTCTTCGGGTTCGCCAAAAACGCGGGGTGGGACGTTGAAGCCTTTTTCCATTTGCGAAAGTTCTTCGGCGGTGGGGTGCCCGTTAACCTGCACCCGGTAGATTTTGGTGTGCGGAATTTGGTCATGTTCAAGCGAGCTTGTCCGCGACGCTCGTTCTATGCATTTGTCGTCTTTCCTCTTTAATAAATCGTCTGCCCATCGCGTATCGTTTGTAAATAACAATAGCCCTTCGCTGGCGGCATCGAGTCTGCCGACGGGCGATATATGCGGCACAGCCTTGCCGGGGAACATCTTGGCGTATTGTTCACGGAAAAGGTCCATGACGGTTGCGCGCCCTTTTTCGTCGCTTGCCGTAGTGACGTAACCACGAGGCTTGTTCATCATAAAGTAAACGAACTCGCTTGCTTTTACATGCTTTCCGTCAACGCAAATCTCGTCATTTTCGCGAGCGGGAGTGTCCGGATCGCGGACGATTTTACCACGCAAAGAAACCCGGCCCTCGCGGACCAGGTTTTCTGCTTGGCTTCTGCTGCAAAAACCGCGCTTAGAAATCACACGGGCAACGCCGTGAGCTTTGGCTTTAGTTGCGCCAGACGCGGGCTTTGCGCAGTTTCGGTTTACTTGCCGAGATATGCCTTGATGTTTTCGAGGCATTTCTTGTTCTGAGCTTCGGTACCGACGGTAATGCGGAGCACGTCACCCATAGCCGGCTGCGGGCGGATGATGGTGCCCTTGGCCTGCAAGAACTTGAAGGCGTCCATCGGATCCTTGAATCCACTGACGGCGATGAAGTTTGCATGGCTGTCGACGTAGGGGAGGCCGAGTTCCTTGAAACCAGCCTTGAGCTGTTCGAGACCCTTCTTGTTGAGTTCGCGAACCTTGTTCACGTAATCCTGGTCGTCGATAGCGCCGATGGCAGCTGCCTGAGCGATGCTGTTCACGTTGAACGGTTCACGCACGCGGTTGATGAGGGCGACGATTTCCGGACGGGTGATGCAGTAGCCCACGCGCAGCCCTGCGAGACCGTAAATCTTGCTGAATGTACGGCAGCAGATGATGTTCTTGCCTGCGGCGATGCGGCTGTTGAAATCCGGAACGAGTTCCGGCGTGTCTTCGATAAATTCGGTGTAGGCTTCGTCCATCACGAGAACGCAAGTTTCCGGGAGGCTGTCGGCGAAGTCCAAAATTTCCTTGGCGGTGAGGTCAGAACCGGTCGGGTTGTTCGGGTTGGCGAGGAACACGATGCGGGTCTTTTCGTTCACGGCATCGCGCATAGCCTTGAGGTTGTAGTTGTATCCCGGAGCCGGCATGTCAACTTCAACAATCTTGGCGTTCATGGCCATCGTGGCGAGCTTGTAAACAGCGAAGCTGTGGTTGCCCATGACGGCTTCCGTGCCGGGGCCGAGGAACACCTGAGCGATCATGTCCAAAAGTTCGTTACTGCCGTTACCCACAGCAATCTGGTCGCGGTTCACGCCGCGGAATTCAGCAATCTTTCCGATGAGGTCGTAAGAACCTCCATCCGGATAGAGGTTCACTTCTTCCAAAGCCTTGCGAGCTTCGGCCATGCCCTTCGGGCTCGGGCCAAACGGGTTTTCGTTGCTGGCGAGCTTGTCAATGTCTTTCGGGTTGAGGCCGAATTCACGAGCGGTGTAGGCGATGGGTTTGCCGGTCACGTAGAGCGGCTGCTTCAAAATGTGCTGCTGTGCGAGCTGATTGATATCCATAGTTGTTATTTGCTAGTTATAGTTATTGATTATTTGTAATCCGTAAGGAATAATAGCAATTTTTTATATTAGGGTTATGACGAAATCTATCGTTTTTAGCATTGTCGCATCGTTAGAAGCTCTTGCCATTGTAATTGGTTTGAGTTTTAAATGTGATGGCTTGTTTTTCCCGCTTTTGGAATTCTCGTTTTTAATTTGGGCTTTCTCTCGAATAATGCTGCTTAATTCGTCTTTAAATGTTTATTTCTTATTTTCCCTATTTGTTCCAATTGCATGGTTGGTTTTCGATGTGCTTCCTCGGATGATTCAGTCTGATGGTGGTGTTTGGGATAATGCTACCTTTTTGTTGTTTTGCCCGTGCATAGGTATAGCCACTTGGATTGAAGTTGTTCTAAATAGATTTATTCATAAAACGCCGTTAATCATTCAGTGGCCATCAATGAGCGAAAAAGAATAGCCCCGTGCTAATGGCTGAAAAAAAGAGCGATTTAGCGTTTCTTGACAAAATGTCTAGAAATTAAATGCGAAATTGCGCCCTATATCGGCTTTTGAAATGTAGATTATATATTGGTAAAATATTAAGGAAGTTGGTGATGTCTGGAATTTCTAATCGAATTTTAGCGGTGCTGTGCGGACTTGCTCTGAGTGCGTCTGCTGCGGTGGATCAGTGCAAGCCGATTGGCTGGGCGACTCGTTCGGGCCGTACGTCGACCGAATTTAATGTGACTGGTGGCGGAAACTCGACTCCCATTACCGTAAAAACATTTGCTGATTTGCAAAAGTACGCGAAGGATTCTTCTCCGCGTGTGATTTACATAGACGGTACGCTTGGCGATGGCTGGAGCGGAACGACGGGAAGCCGTTTGAATATTACCGCATCGAACAAGACGATTATCGGACTCAAGCCGGGAACGCTTTTGAAAGCTCCTATTCACATCACGAGCAAGGCGTCGAACATCATCATCCGCAATATCGTGATTCAGGGTCCGGGAAGCAATGCCGACCAAGCGTGGGACAATCTCACGATTGAAGGTGAATCAAAGAACATCTGGATTGACCACTGCGAATTTTGGGACGGTCAAGATGGTAACGCTGACGTGGTGAAAGGTTCTGATAACGTAACATTCACATGGTGCATTTTTGGCTACAAGAAAAAGAGTACGCACAACTTGTCAAACCTCATTGGAAGTTCCGATAACGAGCCC
The Fibrobacter sp. UBA4297 genome window above contains:
- a CDS encoding 3-phosphoshikimate 1-carboxyvinyltransferase — translated: MEFLMNPDRERMNLTLVMALLVNGRTVLENFAWASGSEKYAEALKDFGLTYELQGHQLVLNGKGFQYSIPTMLPFKFGEADNVMLWTLASKDDEQLYTFAAEVDEAGIARVNTAKETLQKYFKIKVQKDEPAKFVFNFLRDELNVKKDSLGNVSSVMRNRLLLRALIRNDYLNFEEKSTVHDQWTKMLIYFGAAVKYEGRGMEQLSEFERRLMIAQGKKIERTQFTELSETKVITAREYYVPGDTTEATAFAVLATVGNMPKDNVIKLLNVDLNSSRAGALTCLKRMGANVETVSRREKYGDVFGDVEIKPLASGKRLQGRRFSEDVIATALEEYPLLAVAACYGEGETILRVPKEVRKEMRPKNEFLAVNLRKTGAEVGVYDDGLVIRGLETIVNGSDFDGGDSAQMGLALSVLSLALQNDEPVENMDKVEAMFPGVVEKLKNVLVAENAEKKEQNV
- a CDS encoding NAD(+)/NADH kinase, producing MNKSFSSIGIVGFKDKSADLACALKQITSWALEHPQVKFYALDSLKELVKKPIRVVKESALQKTDLLLAIGGDGTVLTAAHMALGHNIPILGVNAGRVGFLAESRVEGLTKTLDSLLAGDFSTRERMMIEAAVYHGRKCIAKQTVLNEVHVRAHAPERMVNVNVAYNDTCLTEYWADSILVSTPTGSTAYNLAAGGPIIHPSTPAVVLTPVAPSSLSVRPLVLSLTDKKLRMASAVNCSLDLVFDGRITLEMKPDEYVMLSESKLVTTFIRMRHTGFVGALREKLGWTGKPRSA
- a CDS encoding pseudouridine synthase encodes the protein MPRKHQGISRQVNRNCAKPASGATKAKAHGVARVISKRGFCSRSQAENLVREGRVSLRGKIVRDPDTPARENDEICVDGKHVKASEFVYFMMNKPRGYVTTASDEKGRATVMDLFREQYAKMFPGKAVPHISPVGRLDAASEGLLLFTNDTRWADDLLKRKDDKCIERASRTSSLEHDQIPHTKIYRVQVNGHPTAEELSQMEKGFNVPPRVFGEPEEFMHAVSAKLYSAGEKNCWLEITLDEGKNREIRRMLAKLGYEVLRLVRIKFCNYELGDLKQGEIKQLNSPRP
- the hisC gene encoding histidinol-phosphate transaminase, which produces MDINQLAQQHILKQPLYVTGKPIAYTAREFGLNPKDIDKLASNENPFGPSPKGMAEARKALEEVNLYPDGGSYDLIGKIAEFRGVNRDQIAVGNGSNELLDMIAQVFLGPGTEAVMGNHSFAVYKLATMAMNAKIVEVDMPAPGYNYNLKAMRDAVNEKTRIVFLANPNNPTGSDLTAKEILDFADSLPETCVLVMDEAYTEFIEDTPELVPDFNSRIAAGKNIICCRTFSKIYGLAGLRVGYCITRPEIVALINRVREPFNVNSIAQAAAIGAIDDQDYVNKVRELNKKGLEQLKAGFKELGLPYVDSHANFIAVSGFKDPMDAFKFLQAKGTIIRPQPAMGDVLRITVGTEAQNKKCLENIKAYLGK